A DNA window from Vigna angularis cultivar LongXiaoDou No.4 chromosome 1, ASM1680809v1, whole genome shotgun sequence contains the following coding sequences:
- the LOC108347862 gene encoding uncharacterized protein LOC108347862 → MMADDPMPTRWSFQDFKFYYDAKFGRKKAEKNGKTADEAVVSNGGSLGIVSNGNPHAKKASEMAVYEQFRTEGQNQIHSNGFSPVNMDERPHKSLLPPFESAEMRTLAESLSRDIIRGSPDVSWESIKGLENAKRLLKEAVVMPIKYPKYFTGLLSPWKGILLFGPPGTGKTMLAKAVATECKTTFFNISASSVVSKWRGDSEKLVKVLFELARHHAPSTIFLDEIDAIISQRGESRSEHEASRRLKTELLVQMDGLTRTDELVFVLAATNLPWELDAAMLRRLEKRILVPLPEPVARRAMFEELLPVQPDEEPIPYDLLVDQTEGFSGSDIRLLCKETAMQPLRRLMSQLEQRQEEVVPEDELPKIGPIRSEDIETALRNTRPSAHLHAHKYDKFNADYGSQILQ, encoded by the exons ATGATGGCCGACGATCCCATGCCCACGCGCTGGTCTTTCCAG gacttcaaattttattatgatgCTAAGTTTGGTAGGAAGAAGGCTGAGAAGAATGGCAAGACTGCTGATGAAGCGGTGGTAAGTAATGGAGGTTCATTGGGCATTGTGTCCAATGGCAATCCACATGCAAAAAAGGCATCGGAAATGGCTGTCTATGAGCAGTTTCGAACTGAG GGGCAGAACCAGATACACTCAAATGGATTTTCGCCGGTTAATATGGATGAAAGGCC GCATAAGTCTTTGCTTCCACCTTTTGAGTCTGCAGAAATGCGAACTTTAGCAGAGAGCCTAAGTAG GGATATCATTCGTGGAAGTCCAGATGTATCGTGGGAAAGTATCAAGGGCTTAGAGAATGCCAAACGTTTGCTGAAAGAGGCTGTTGTGATGCCAATTAAGTATCCCAA GTACTTCACTGGTCTGTTATCACCATGGAAGGGCATCCTCCTCTTTGGACCACCAGGAACAGGAAAG ACAATGCTTGCTAAGGCAGTTGCGACAGAGTGCAAGACtaccttttttaatatttcagcATCATCTGTAGTTAGCAAATGGCGAG GTGATTCGGAGAAGTTAGTGAAAGTGTTATTTGAACTTGCAAGGCATCATGCACCCTCAACAATATTTCTTGACGAAATTGATGCAATCATTAGTCAACGTGGGGAATCTCGTAGTGAACATGAAGCAAGTAGACGGTTGAAAACTGAGCTTCTTGTTCAG ATGGATGGTTTGACCCGGACAGATGAACTGGTTTTTGTCTTGGCGGCAACAAATCTTCCCTGGGAATTGGATGCAGCCATGCTACGACGTCTTGAGAAGCGT ATCCTTGTACCACTTCCAGAACCAGTAGCGAGGAGAGCAATGTTTGAGGAACTCCTTCCTGTGCAGCCTGACGAGGAACCGATCCCCTATGATTTGCTTGTGGATCAGACAGAAGGATTTTCAGGGTCAGATATCCGATTACTCTGTAAAGAAACAGCAATGCAGCCCTTGAGACGCTTGATGTCACAACTTGAGCAGAGACAGGAGGAGGTGGTTCCTGAAGATG AGTTGCCAAAAATTGGGCCAATCAGATCTGAAGATATAGAAACGGCATTAAGAAACACAAGACCATCAGCTCATCTCCATGCCCACAAATACGACAAGTTCAATGCTGATTATGGTAGTCAAATACTACAATGA